One region of Caldimonas thermodepolymerans genomic DNA includes:
- the mtgA gene encoding monofunctional biosynthetic peptidoglycan transglycosylase yields the protein MRRVLAAAGRLLALCLLAGMSLQLYFLLRIALMAVVDPQSTTFQRAEIARILTEKGELPWRQTWRDYDQISDHLKRAVIASEDAGFTEHDGVDWDAIERAWERNQRAQELAARRGQARPAKIVGGSTITQQLAKNLFLSGERSFLRKGQEFVITFMLEAVLDKRRILEIYLNHVEWGDGVFGAEAAAQHYFRTGADRLTPQQAARLAVMLPAPKRYEQRPGSAYLLGRAATIRARMGAVQLP from the coding sequence ATGCGACGCGTGCTGGCGGCGGCGGGACGGCTGCTGGCGCTGTGCCTGCTGGCCGGCATGTCGCTGCAGCTGTACTTCCTGCTGCGCATCGCGCTGATGGCGGTGGTCGACCCGCAGTCGACCACCTTCCAGCGCGCCGAGATCGCGCGCATCCTGACCGAAAAGGGCGAACTGCCCTGGCGCCAGACCTGGCGCGACTACGACCAGATCTCCGACCACCTCAAGCGCGCGGTGATCGCCTCCGAGGACGCCGGCTTCACCGAACATGACGGCGTCGACTGGGATGCGATCGAGCGCGCCTGGGAGCGCAACCAGCGCGCCCAGGAACTGGCCGCGCGGCGCGGCCAGGCCCGCCCGGCGAAGATCGTCGGCGGCTCGACGATCACCCAGCAGCTGGCCAAGAACCTGTTCCTCTCCGGCGAGCGCAGTTTCCTGCGCAAGGGGCAGGAGTTCGTCATCACTTTCATGCTGGAGGCCGTGCTCGACAAGCGGCGCATCCTGGAGATCTACCTGAACCACGTCGAATGGGGCGACGGCGTGTTCGGCGCCGAGGCGGCCGCGCAGCACTATTTCCGCACCGGCGCCGACCGGCTCACGCCGCAGCAGGCGGCCCGGCTGGCGGTGATGCTGCCCGCCCCCAAGCGCTACGAGCAACGCCCCGGCTCGGCCTACCTGCTCGGGCGGGCCGCCACGATCCGGGCCCGCATGGGCGCGGTGCAGCTGCCGTAA
- a CDS encoding TlpA disulfide reductase family protein produces MNRRQWAVAAVAGLAAAAGGAGLAWWRRPAPADAADTAALWSLRFDTPDGRTLEMQALRGRPLVVNFWATWCAPCVREMPELDRFHQRFGPQGWQVVGIAIDQQAPVQEFLRKVPVAFPIALGGYAGMELVRALGNPQGGLPFTVVLGRDGTVRHRKLGETSFAELSGWADATTM; encoded by the coding sequence ATGAACCGCCGTCAATGGGCCGTGGCCGCCGTGGCCGGCCTGGCTGCCGCCGCGGGCGGCGCCGGGCTGGCCTGGTGGCGCCGGCCGGCACCGGCTGACGCGGCCGACACTGCCGCGCTGTGGTCGCTGCGCTTCGACACCCCGGACGGGCGGACGCTGGAGATGCAGGCGCTGCGCGGCCGGCCGCTGGTCGTGAACTTCTGGGCGACCTGGTGTGCCCCCTGCGTGCGCGAGATGCCCGAGCTGGATCGCTTCCACCAACGCTTCGGGCCGCAGGGCTGGCAGGTGGTCGGCATCGCGATCGACCAGCAAGCCCCAGTGCAGGAGTTCCTGCGCAAGGTGCCGGTGGCGTTCCCGATCGCGTTGGGAGGCTACGCCGGCATGGAGCTGGTGCGCGCGCTCGGCAACCCGCAGGGCGGGCTGCCGTTCACCGTCGTGCTGGGACGCGACGGTACGGTGCGGCACCGCAAGCTGGGCGAAACCAGTTTTGCCGAGCTGTCCGGCTGGGCAGATGCAACAACTATGTGA
- the aroQ gene encoding type II 3-dehydroquinate dehydratase translates to MMSILVLHGPNLNLLGTREPQVYGSTTLSQIDAELVKFAADRGIELRTFQSNHEGALVDRIHQARDDGTRFIIINPAAYTHTSVALRDALAGVAIPFVEVHLSNVHRREPFRQHSYFSDLAEGVICGLGATGYRLALEYALERLAPAA, encoded by the coding sequence CTGATGTCCATCCTCGTTCTGCATGGTCCCAACCTGAACCTGCTCGGCACCCGCGAGCCGCAGGTCTACGGGTCGACCACTTTGAGCCAGATCGACGCAGAACTGGTCAAGTTCGCCGCAGATCGAGGCATTGAACTGAGAACCTTCCAAAGCAACCATGAAGGGGCGCTGGTCGACCGCATCCACCAGGCGCGCGATGACGGCACCCGCTTCATCATCATCAACCCGGCGGCCTACACCCACACCAGCGTGGCGCTGCGCGACGCGCTGGCCGGCGTGGCCATCCCCTTCGTCGAAGTGCACCTGTCCAATGTGCACCGGCGCGAACCCTTCCGGCAGCACTCCTATTTCTCGGACCTCGCCGAAGGGGTGATCTGCGGTCTCGGCGCCACCGGCTACCGCCTGGCCCTCGAGTACGCGCTGGAACGTCTCGCACCCGCGGCCTGA
- the accB gene encoding acetyl-CoA carboxylase biotin carboxyl carrier protein, giving the protein MDLRKLKTLIDLVSESNISELEITEADGKVRIVKSDGHTAASAAPVVMAPVAAPVAAPVVTAPAPAPAAAAPAAPAAPEVKGHVVKSPMVGTFYRASSPGAKPFVELGQQVKEGDPLCIIEAMKIMNEIEADKSGTVTQILCENGQAVEYGQPLFVIE; this is encoded by the coding sequence ATGGATCTACGCAAGCTCAAGACCCTCATCGACCTGGTGTCGGAGTCGAACATCTCCGAGCTGGAGATCACCGAAGCCGACGGCAAGGTGCGCATCGTCAAGTCCGACGGCCACACCGCCGCCTCGGCCGCGCCGGTCGTGATGGCCCCGGTCGCCGCGCCGGTGGCGGCGCCGGTCGTCACCGCCCCGGCCCCCGCGCCGGCAGCCGCCGCTCCCGCGGCGCCGGCCGCGCCCGAGGTCAAGGGTCACGTGGTCAAGTCGCCGATGGTCGGCACCTTCTATCGCGCCTCCAGCCCGGGCGCCAAGCCCTTCGTCGAGCTGGGCCAGCAGGTCAAGGAAGGCGACCCGCTGTGCATCATCGAGGCGATGAAGATCATGAACGAGATCGAGGCCGACAAGTCCGGCACGGTCACCCAGATCCTGTGCGAGAACGGGCAGGCCGTCGAATACGGCCAGCCGCTGTTCGTGATCGAGTGA
- the accC gene encoding acetyl-CoA carboxylase biotin carboxylase subunit, protein MFKKILIANRGEIALRIQRACREMGIKSVVVYSEADRDAKYVKLADEAVCIGPAASAQSYLSMPAIISAAEVTDAEAIHPGYGFLSENADFAERVEQSGFTFIGPTPECIRLMGDKVSAKAAMIKAGVPCVPGSDGALPEDPKEIIKIARSIGYPVIIKAAGGGGGRGMRVVHTEAALIHAVQTTRTEAGAAFGNPAVYMEKFLENPRHIEIQVLADQHRNAVYLGERDCSMQRRHQKIIEEAPAPGIPRRIIDKIGARCAEACRKIGYRGAGTFEFLYENGEFYFIEMNTRVQVEHPVTELVTGIDIVQMQIRVAAGEKLPFSQRHIEMRGHAIECRINAEDPYRFTPSPGRITMWHAPGGPGVRVDSHIYTNYFVPPNYDSMIGKIIVHGDTREQALARMRIALSETVVEGIQTNIPLHRELLADAKFIEGGTSIHYLESWMSERKR, encoded by the coding sequence ATGTTCAAGAAGATACTGATTGCCAACCGCGGAGAGATCGCCCTCCGCATCCAGCGCGCCTGCCGCGAGATGGGCATCAAGTCGGTCGTCGTCTATTCCGAAGCCGACCGCGATGCCAAGTACGTGAAGCTCGCCGACGAGGCGGTGTGCATCGGCCCGGCCGCCTCGGCCCAGAGCTATCTCAGCATGCCGGCCATCATCTCGGCCGCCGAGGTGACCGACGCCGAGGCCATCCACCCGGGCTACGGCTTCCTGTCCGAGAACGCCGACTTCGCCGAGCGCGTCGAGCAAAGCGGCTTCACCTTCATCGGCCCCACGCCCGAGTGCATCCGCCTGATGGGCGACAAGGTTTCGGCCAAGGCCGCGATGATCAAGGCCGGCGTGCCCTGCGTGCCCGGCTCCGACGGCGCGCTGCCCGAGGACCCGAAGGAGATCATCAAGATCGCCCGATCGATCGGCTACCCGGTCATCATCAAGGCCGCGGGCGGCGGTGGCGGGCGCGGCATGCGCGTCGTGCACACCGAGGCCGCCCTCATCCATGCCGTGCAGACCACCCGCACCGAGGCGGGCGCCGCCTTCGGCAACCCGGCGGTCTACATGGAGAAGTTCCTCGAGAACCCGCGCCACATCGAGATCCAGGTGCTGGCCGACCAGCACCGCAACGCGGTGTACCTGGGCGAGCGCGACTGCTCGATGCAGCGCCGCCACCAGAAGATCATCGAGGAAGCACCGGCGCCGGGCATCCCGCGCCGCATCATCGACAAGATCGGCGCACGCTGCGCCGAGGCCTGCCGCAAGATCGGCTACCGCGGCGCCGGCACCTTCGAGTTCCTGTACGAGAACGGCGAGTTCTACTTCATCGAGATGAACACCCGGGTGCAGGTCGAGCACCCGGTGACCGAACTCGTCACCGGCATCGACATCGTGCAGATGCAGATCCGGGTGGCCGCCGGCGAGAAGCTGCCGTTCTCGCAGCGCCACATCGAGATGCGCGGCCACGCGATCGAGTGCCGCATCAACGCCGAGGACCCGTACAGGTTCACGCCCTCGCCCGGCCGCATCACGATGTGGCACGCGCCCGGCGGCCCCGGCGTGCGCGTCGATTCGCACATCTACACCAACTACTTCGTGCCGCCCAACTATGATTCGATGATCGGCAAGATCATCGTGCATGGCGACACCCGCGAGCAGGCGCTGGCACGCATGCGCATCGCGCTGTCGGAAACGGTGGTCGAAGGCATCCAGACCAACATCCCGCTGCACCGCGAGCTGCTGGCCGATGCCAAGTTCATCGAGGGCGGCACCAGCATCCACTACCTGGAAAGCTGGATGAGCGAGCGCAAGCGGTGA
- the prmA gene encoding 50S ribosomal protein L11 methyltransferase yields the protein MIELLLLAGEDLVDTVSDALMELDALSVSVEDADAGTEAEQALFGEPGLPPPKGGWGRSTLRALFPTEEAATEAATLLLAQPWASEVHVVAMQPVPDQDWVRLTQSQFHPVEITPEFWIVPTWHEPPAQARRVIRLDPGLAFGTGTHPTTRMCLRWIAQQAPALAPSWQRVLDYGCGSGILAIGAALHGAQAIDAVDIDPAAIESTQANAQANGVTLRAGPPELAQGRYPLVLANILATPLKLLAPLLCGHVAPGGHLVLAGILERQADELAEAYAPWCRLEVSDQEDGWILMTGRPGTPA from the coding sequence ATGATCGAATTGCTGCTGCTGGCCGGCGAGGACCTGGTCGACACCGTCTCGGACGCGCTGATGGAACTCGACGCGCTGTCGGTCTCGGTGGAGGACGCCGACGCCGGCACCGAGGCCGAGCAGGCGCTGTTCGGCGAGCCGGGCCTGCCGCCACCCAAGGGCGGCTGGGGCCGCTCGACGCTGCGCGCCCTGTTCCCCACCGAGGAAGCCGCCACCGAGGCGGCCACGCTGCTGCTGGCCCAGCCCTGGGCCAGCGAGGTGCACGTGGTCGCGATGCAGCCGGTGCCGGACCAGGACTGGGTGCGACTGACGCAGTCGCAGTTCCATCCGGTCGAGATCACGCCCGAGTTCTGGATCGTGCCGACCTGGCACGAGCCGCCGGCGCAGGCGCGCCGCGTGATCCGGCTCGACCCGGGACTGGCCTTCGGCACCGGGACCCACCCCACCACGCGCATGTGCCTGCGCTGGATCGCGCAGCAGGCCCCGGCGCTCGCGCCCAGCTGGCAGCGCGTGCTGGACTACGGCTGCGGCTCGGGCATCCTGGCGATCGGCGCGGCGCTGCATGGCGCGCAGGCGATCGACGCGGTGGACATCGACCCGGCGGCGATCGAATCGACGCAGGCCAACGCCCAGGCCAACGGCGTGACGCTGCGTGCCGGACCGCCCGAGCTCGCGCAGGGACGGTACCCGCTGGTGCTCGCCAACATCCTGGCCACGCCGCTCAAGCTGCTGGCGCCGCTGCTGTGCGGCCATGTCGCCCCGGGCGGCCACCTGGTGCTGGCCGGCATCCTCGAGCGCCAGGCCGACGAGCTCGCCGAGGCCTACGCCCCGTGGTGCCGGCTCGAGGTCAGCGACCAGGAGGATGGCTGGATCCTCATGACGGGCCGCCCCGGCACACCGGCCTGA
- a CDS encoding zinc-ribbon and DUF3426 domain-containing protein encodes MSLATRCPACHTTFRVVQDQLKVSEGWVRCGRCNEVFNAIEGLFDLERDGMPPPAPAPRAAQAPARQVPPPPPPPAPAPAVPPPPAPQAAAGAPAAAAATVEEDEADEVTTAYDVLDSRFLSRSTYGAHEAPEKDEDDGFADARFDSTLEEHELESQAVAAGLGAAPPSAGGEAARRKSRLRGTPVRERRSSADDDEVAPEFLRKAERAERWRRPWVRAVLGLVALLLLGALLLQVAHHQRDRLAATYPATRPWLERLCDVARCTVGPWQHIEAIVIGGSSLSAGAATDSYRLSVLVRNDGNVPVAVPHIELRLADYNGELITRRALSPADFRHRQVVIAPRSEVSLDLEFTSPGRRVASFTVSAFYP; translated from the coding sequence ATGAGTCTTGCCACCCGCTGCCCGGCCTGCCACACCACCTTCCGCGTCGTCCAGGACCAGCTGAAGGTCTCCGAAGGCTGGGTCCGCTGCGGGCGCTGCAACGAAGTCTTCAACGCGATCGAGGGACTGTTCGACCTCGAGCGCGACGGCATGCCGCCGCCGGCGCCCGCCCCGCGGGCCGCGCAGGCACCGGCCAGGCAGGTCCCGCCCCCACCGCCGCCTCCGGCACCGGCGCCGGCCGTGCCGCCCCCCCCTGCCCCGCAGGCCGCCGCCGGCGCGCCCGCGGCCGCAGCGGCGACGGTCGAGGAGGACGAGGCGGACGAGGTCACGACCGCCTACGACGTGCTCGACTCGCGCTTCCTGAGCCGCAGCACCTACGGGGCCCACGAGGCCCCCGAGAAGGACGAGGACGACGGCTTTGCCGACGCACGCTTCGACAGCACCCTCGAGGAACACGAACTCGAGTCGCAGGCCGTGGCGGCCGGCCTCGGCGCCGCGCCCCCTTCGGCCGGCGGCGAGGCGGCGCGCCGCAAGTCACGCCTGCGCGGCACCCCCGTGCGCGAGCGGCGCAGCAGCGCGGACGACGACGAGGTCGCGCCGGAATTCCTGCGCAAGGCCGAGCGCGCGGAGCGCTGGCGCCGCCCCTGGGTGCGCGCCGTGCTGGGCCTCGTGGCGCTCCTGCTGCTCGGCGCCCTGCTGCTGCAGGTGGCCCACCACCAGCGCGACCGGCTGGCCGCGACCTACCCGGCCACGCGCCCCTGGCTGGAGCGCCTGTGCGACGTGGCCCGCTGCACCGTCGGGCCCTGGCAGCACATCGAGGCCATCGTGATCGGCGGCAGCAGCCTCTCGGCCGGCGCCGCGACCGACAGCTACCGCCTCTCGGTGCTGGTGCGCAACGACGGCAACGTGCCGGTGGCCGTGCCCCACATCGAACTGCGGCTGGCCGACTACAACGGCGAGCTGATCACGCGCCGCGCGCTGTCGCCGGCAGACTTCCGCCACCGGCAGGTCGTGATCGCGCCGCGCTCGGAGGTCTCGCTGGACCTGGAGTTCACCAGCCCCGGCCGGCGCGTGGCCAGCTTCACCGTCAGCGCCTTCTACCCCTGA